One genomic segment of Dysosmobacter sp. Marseille-Q4140 includes these proteins:
- a CDS encoding ABC transporter permease, which yields MKNSNKLICVLVPVVSVLLAFAIGCAVMAFLGANPLTALQSLWTGAFGNLRNVGTTLSRATPLIFTGLCACFAYRCGVFNLGGEGQFIIGSVVCCYVATQSGIEGLPAIILCLIAGAVAGGLWALIPGLLKVYRGQNEMIISIMLNYVATLFMGVVYTNWLREGSVPQTMSVPDATKLSRLFGLRATTAFVIAIAAGLLVYYFLFYTSKGFQLRAVGLNMTAAEFNGFAVKRYILFSFVVSGVIAGLGGSAELLGTQYRLINGFASGYGFDGVAMALIAQLHPLATILVAIFFAALRVGSTTMQAATGVPTSVSDIIQALVIVFTVAGLAMVKLPQFKAAIDRLFTRKEAATS from the coding sequence ATGAAAAACAGCAACAAGCTGATCTGCGTGCTGGTGCCGGTGGTCTCCGTGCTGCTGGCCTTCGCCATCGGCTGCGCGGTCATGGCCTTCCTGGGCGCCAATCCCCTGACGGCGCTGCAGTCCCTGTGGACCGGTGCCTTCGGCAACTTGCGCAACGTGGGCACCACGCTGTCCCGGGCAACGCCCCTGATCTTCACGGGCCTTTGCGCCTGCTTTGCCTACCGCTGCGGCGTGTTCAACCTGGGCGGCGAGGGCCAGTTCATCATCGGCTCCGTGGTCTGCTGCTATGTGGCCACCCAGAGCGGGATCGAGGGCCTCCCCGCCATCATCCTGTGCCTGATCGCCGGGGCTGTTGCCGGCGGTCTGTGGGCGCTGATCCCGGGCCTTTTGAAAGTTTACCGGGGCCAGAACGAAATGATCATCTCCATCATGCTCAACTATGTGGCCACCCTCTTCATGGGCGTGGTGTACACCAACTGGCTGCGGGAGGGCAGCGTGCCCCAGACCATGTCCGTCCCGGACGCCACCAAGCTCAGCCGCCTGTTCGGCCTGCGGGCCACCACGGCCTTCGTCATCGCCATCGCGGCGGGCCTTTTGGTCTACTACTTCCTGTTCTACACCTCCAAGGGCTTCCAGCTGCGGGCGGTGGGATTGAACATGACGGCGGCGGAGTTCAACGGCTTCGCGGTCAAGCGCTACATCCTCTTCAGCTTCGTGGTCTCCGGCGTCATTGCGGGCCTGGGCGGCAGCGCGGAGCTGCTGGGCACCCAGTACCGGCTCATCAACGGCTTCGCCTCCGGCTACGGCTTCGACGGCGTGGCCATGGCCCTGATCGCCCAGCTCCACCCCCTGGCGACCATCCTGGTGGCCATCTTCTTCGCGGCGCTGCGGGTGGGCTCCACCACCATGCAGGCGGCCACCGGCGTGCCCACCAGCGTCTCGGACATCATCCAGGCCCTGGTGATCGTGTTCACCGTGGCGGGCCTCGCCATGGTGAAGCTGCCCCAGTTCAAGGCGGCCATTGACCGCCTCTTTACCAGAAAGGAGGCCGCTACGTCATGA
- a CDS encoding ABC transporter ATP-binding protein, whose protein sequence is MDEFLRMEHVSKRFGDFYANREIDLTVRRGEVHTLLGENGAGKSTLMNVLIGLYQPTEGAIYLDGKKVRIDSPAQAVKLGIGMVHQHFMLVEAMTVFENIILGDRNTKGIFIDREARKKEILDLSARYGLDVELDKPITEIAVGAQQRVEILKALYRGAELLILDEPSAALTDIEVEGLFDIMRKLTGEGKSIIFISHKMREVMRISDRITILRAGRTVCTLNRDDTNGEELANLMIGRELTPSHYEKITAPGEPVVSLEKVDYHKESKHNGLNGVSLTVGRGEIVGIAGVDGNGQSQLAQVVTGVLTPDAGHVDLKGSRVAQFTPNGFILESVSHIPEDRNKMGLIGSMSIQENIVLKSTDTPQFSSARGFRLKKRAIREYAEKMREKYDIRCTSVDQETRNLSGGNQQKVILARELEGHPDLLVAVHPTRGLDIGATRFVHDTMIEAREKGCGVLLISADFDEILEVSDRIVVMFEGQVMGVFSGKEPPIQDISLAMAGK, encoded by the coding sequence CAACAGGGAGATCGACCTCACCGTCCGGCGGGGCGAGGTCCACACCCTGCTGGGCGAGAACGGCGCCGGCAAGTCCACGCTGATGAACGTCCTCATCGGGCTGTATCAGCCCACGGAGGGCGCCATCTACTTAGACGGCAAAAAGGTCCGCATCGACTCCCCCGCCCAGGCGGTGAAGCTGGGCATCGGCATGGTCCATCAGCATTTCATGCTGGTAGAGGCCATGACGGTCTTTGAGAACATCATCCTGGGCGACCGGAACACGAAGGGGATCTTTATCGACCGGGAGGCCCGGAAAAAGGAGATCCTGGACCTCTCCGCCCGGTACGGCCTGGACGTGGAACTGGACAAGCCCATCACGGAGATCGCCGTGGGCGCCCAGCAGCGGGTGGAGATCCTCAAGGCCCTATACCGGGGCGCGGAGCTGCTGATCCTGGACGAACCCTCCGCCGCCCTGACGGACATCGAGGTGGAGGGCCTGTTCGACATCATGCGCAAGCTCACCGGCGAGGGCAAGAGCATCATCTTCATCAGCCACAAGATGCGGGAGGTCATGCGGATCTCCGACCGGATCACCATTCTTCGGGCGGGCCGGACCGTTTGCACCCTGAACCGGGACGACACCAACGGCGAGGAGCTGGCCAACCTGATGATCGGCCGGGAGCTGACCCCCTCCCACTACGAGAAGATCACCGCCCCGGGAGAGCCGGTGGTGTCCCTGGAGAAGGTGGACTACCACAAGGAGTCCAAGCACAACGGCCTCAACGGCGTGTCCCTGACCGTGGGCCGGGGCGAGATCGTGGGCATCGCCGGCGTGGACGGCAACGGCCAGAGCCAGCTGGCCCAGGTGGTCACCGGCGTGCTGACGCCGGACGCCGGCCATGTGGACCTGAAGGGGTCCCGGGTGGCCCAGTTCACCCCCAACGGCTTTATTCTGGAGAGCGTGTCTCACATCCCCGAGGACCGGAACAAGATGGGCCTCATCGGCAGCATGTCCATCCAGGAGAACATCGTCCTCAAATCCACGGACACCCCCCAGTTCTCCTCCGCCCGGGGCTTCCGGCTGAAAAAGCGGGCCATCCGGGAGTATGCGGAGAAGATGCGGGAGAAATACGACATCCGCTGCACCTCCGTGGACCAGGAGACCCGGAACCTCTCCGGCGGCAACCAGCAGAAGGTCATCCTGGCCCGGGAGCTGGAGGGCCACCCGGACCTGCTGGTGGCGGTCCACCCCACCCGGGGCCTGGACATCGGCGCCACCCGCTTCGTCCACGACACCATGATCGAGGCCCGTGAAAAGGGCTGCGGCGTGCTGCTGATCTCCGCCGACTTCGACGAGATCCTGGAGGTTTCCGACCGGATCGTGGTCATGTTCGAGGGACAGGTGATGGGCGTCTTTTCCGGCAAGGAACCACCCATCCAGGACATCAGTCTGGCCATGGCCGGCAAGTGA